The following DNA comes from Acetonema longum DSM 6540.
TGGAGCTTAGGTTGCCCACTCTCATCCCCGTTCCTGGCATAAAATTAGGGCTGGCAAACATCATCACCGTTTACGCGATATACAAATATCAGGCAAGAGAAGTCGTGTTGTTGGTATTGGTGCGAATTTTTTTAGGCGCAATTTTCAGTGGTAATCTAATGGTGCTGCTGTATAGTCTCGCTGGAGGGATACTTTGTCTTGCGGGTATGCTGGCACTGCGAAAGATGATTCCTGAAAAGTGTATTTGGGTATCGAGTGTACTGGGCGCAGTTCTGCA
Coding sequences within:
- a CDS encoding Gx transporter family protein, whose product is MNARKLIEIALLTAIALVIFLVELRLPTLIPVPGIKLGLANIITVYAIYKYQAREVVLLVLVRIFLGAIFSGNLMVLLYSLAGGILCLAGMLALRKMIPEKCIWVSSVLGAVLHNIGQISVAVLVTGTITVIAYLPFLIVSGCIAGGCTGLCAQYVIKRKPILM